The proteins below come from a single Aegilops tauschii subsp. strangulata cultivar AL8/78 chromosome 6, Aet v6.0, whole genome shotgun sequence genomic window:
- the LOC109784281 gene encoding uncharacterized protein, with protein MASHLDFRYLDEGLGGERGKRKRREEEADAADSMELDADAPRPSKLRAVASQSDPSKPAAFGSPTYDGVIAGRVSGRTWKEPRTRRSSALMVSRKPVPLEQRVRDKSLKKAYQARVAELKDEIRQNKVAKRKQKEEREKRKKENVLRTGSKLQKVTNPKTIQKIAKSKNRGQLRVVSDDIFGGKKSEAARRMQVPGLEN; from the coding sequence ATGGCCTCGCACCTCGACTTTCGCTACCTCGACGAGGGCCTCGGCGGCGAGCGCGGCAAGCGcaagcgccgggaggaggaggcaGATGCCGCCGATTCCATGGAGCTCGACGCCGACGCGCCCCGGCCGTCCAAGCTCCGTGCAGTGGCCTCCCAGTCCGACCCGTCCAAGCCGGCGGCCTTCGGGTCGCCCACCTACGACGGCGTCATCGCCGGGCGCGTCTCGGGGCGGACATGGAAGGAGCCACGCACGCGCCGCTCCTCCGCGCTGATGGTGTCCCGGAAGCCCGTCCCTCTGGAGCAGCGCGTGAGGGACAAGTCCCTGAAGAAGGCGTATCAGGCGCGCGTGGCGGAGCTCAAGGACGAGATCCGGCAGAACAAGGTCGCCAAGCGCAAGCAGAAGGAAGAGCGGGAGAAGCGCAAGAAGGAGAACGTGCTGCGCACCGGCTCGAAGCTGCAGAAGGTCACCAACCCCAAGACGATCCAGAAGATCGCCAAGTCCAAGAACCGAGGTCAGCTCAGGGTCGTCTCCGACGACATCTTCGGCGGCAAGAAGTCCGAGGCCGCCCGCCGCATGCAGGTGCCCGGCCTGGAGAACTGA
- the LOC109784280 gene encoding isocitrate dehydrogenase [NAD] regulatory subunit 1, mitochondrial, with amino-acid sequence MARRSAPLLRRVLSPAPPSPLAGAVSRRTVTYMPRPGDGAPRTVTLIPGDGIGPLVTGAVRQVMEAMHAPVCFETYEVHGDMPSVPPEVIESIRRNKVCLKGGLATPVGGGVSSLNLQLRKELDLYASLVNCFNLPGLPTRHDNVDIAVIRENTEGEYSGLEHEVVPGVVESLKVMTKFCSERIAKYAFEYAYLNNRKKVTAVHKANIMKLADGLFLESCREVATKYPGIQYSEIIVDNCCMQLVAKPEQFDVMVTPNLYGNLVSNVAAGIAGGTGVMPGGNVGQDHAIFEQGASAGNVGNDKIVQQKKANPVALFLSSAMMLRHLQFPSFADRLESAVKSVIAEGKYRTRDLGGTSTTQEVTDAVIAKLD; translated from the exons ATGGCGCGGCGATCCGCCCCTCTCCTCCGGCGCGTCCTCTCCCCGGCCCCTCCATCCCCCCTCGCTGGCGCCGTGTCCCGCCGTACCGTCACCTACATGCCGCGCCCCGGAGACGGCGCCCCGCGCACCGTCACGCTCATCCCGGGCGACGGCATCGGGCCCCTCGTGACCGGCGCCGTGCGCCAGGTGATGGAGGCAATGCACGCGCCGGTCTGCTTCGAGACGTACGAGGTCCACGGCGACATGCCATCGGTGCCTCCCGAGGTCATCGAGTCCATCCGCCGCAACAAGGTCTGCCTCAAGGGCGGTCTCGCTACACCCGTCGGCGGAGGTGTCTCCTCCCTCAATCTGCAGCTGCGCAAGGAGCTCGACCTCTACGCTTCCCTCGTCAATTGCTTCAACCTCCCTGGCCTGCCCACCAGGCACGACAACGTTGACATCGCCGTCATCAGGGAGAACACGGAGGGCGAGTACTCGGGTCTCGAGCACGAGGTCGTTCCTGGCGTCGTCGAGAGCCTCAAG GTGATGACGAAGTTCTGCTCTGAAAGGATTGCCAAATACGCCTTTGAGTATGCTTACCTCAACAATAGAAAGAAAGTGACGGCAGTGCATAAAGCAAACATCATGAAGTTAGCTGATGGTTTGTTCTTGGAGTCCTGCCGTGAGGTTGCGACGAAGTATCCTGGAATTCAATATAGTGAAATCATTGTGGACAACTGCTGTATGCAGCTTGTTGCAAAACCTGAACAGTTTGATGTTATG GTCACCCCAAATCTTTATGGCAATCTGGTGTCTAATGTTGCTGCAGGTATTGCTGGAGGCACGGGTGTCATGCCTGGAG GCAATGTTGGTCAGGACCATGCCATCTTTGAGCAGGGCGCTTCTGCAGGAAATGTGGGAAATGACAAGATTGTGCAACAGAAGAAAGCTAATCCAGTTGCTCTGTTTCTCTCGTCCGCCATGATGCTGAGGCATTTGCAGTTCCCGTCATTCGCCGACCGGCTGGAATCAGCAGTGAAGAGTGTCATTGCAGAAGGCAAATACAGGACCAGGGATTTGGGCGGCACCAGCACCACCCAGGAAGTCACGGATGCAGTAATCGCCAAACTTGATTAG